A portion of the Glycine max cultivar Williams 82 chromosome 10, Glycine_max_v4.0, whole genome shotgun sequence genome contains these proteins:
- the NF-YA10 gene encoding LOW QUALITY PROTEIN: nuclear transcription factor Y subunit A-10 (The sequence of the model RefSeq protein was modified relative to this genomic sequence to represent the inferred CDS: inserted 1 base in 1 codon) has protein sequence MAMQTVYLKEHEGLVYNSVGQLSSVTSAPWWSALGSQPVYGEYCGQIKPFSFEISNYVDQFPAGKQAVRGVEQLLDKGHTTTQFTIFPDDCKMSGDAENPQATLSLQSSLAEPHNRFEIGFNQPMICAKYPYMDQFYGLFSAFGPQISGRIMLPINLTSDDGPTYVNAKQYHGIIRRRLSRAKAVLENKMIKRRKPYMHESRHLHALRRPRGCGGRFLNTKGSTNGNGRNESKVNKTGGRQLQSSASQSSEVLHSEVGTLNSSKETNRSSPNISGSEVTSMYSREGFDGFSVNRLGSSVHSLVDMVXITPTKWVAAVSGNCCNLKV, from the exons ATGGCGATGCAAACCGTTTACCTGAAAGAACATGAAGGACTTGTCTACAATTCTGTTGGACAGTTGTCATCTGTAACTTCAGCTCCATGGTGGAGTGCCTTAGGATCTCAACCAGTTTATGGGGAGTATTGTGGTCAAATCAAACCCTTTTCGTTCGAGATTTCCAACTACGTCGACCAATTCCCAGCCGGTAAGCAAGCGGTACGAGGAGTTGAACAATTGTTGGATAAAGGACATACAACAACCCAGTTTACCATCTTTCCAg ATGATTGTAAAATGTCAGGTGATGCAGAAAATCCTCAGGCAACCTTATCACTGCAGTCATCACTTGCTGAGCCCCACAATCGTTTTGAGATAGGGTTTAATCAGCCAATG ATCTGTGCAAAATATCCTTACATGGATCAATTTTATGGACTCTTCTCAGCTTTTGGACCTCAAATTTCG ggACGGATAATGCTTCCAATTAACTTGACATCCGATGACGGACCAACTTACGTAAATGCGAAGCAGTACCATGGAATCATCAGACGTCGGCTATCACGTGCAAAAGCCGTACTTGAGAACAAAATGATTAAACGTCGCAAG CCATATATGCATGAATCACGCCATCTACATGCATTGCGGCGACCAAGAGGATGTGGTGGTCGCTTCTTGAACACAAAAGGCTCTACTAATGGAAATGGTAGAAATGAAAGCAAAGTGAATAAAACTGGCGGCCGACAATTGCAGTCCAGTGCCTCTCAGAGTTCTGAAGTCCTGCATTCTGAGGTTGGAACTTTAAATTCCTCAAAGGAGACAAATCGAAGCAGTCCAAACATCTCTGGTTCAGAGGTGACTAGCATGTATTCAAGGGAAGgttttgatggtttttctgtCAATCGTCTTGGATCTTCCGTTCACTCCCTAGTGGACATGG TTATCACGCCCACTAAATGGGTTGCAGCAGTATCAGGTAACTGCTGCAACCTTAAAGTTTGA